From one Streptomyces chromofuscus genomic stretch:
- a CDS encoding GlxA family transcriptional regulator, whose product MQRAEPERVVVLALDGVYPFELGIPSRILGAADGRYEVVTCSADGGPVRTNADFSVTVEHGPEALATAGTVVVAAVAPEFLIGGVPDEVRAALARIRPGTRIVSICTGAFVLAAAGLLDGRRATTHWQLADWFRELYPHIDLDPDVLFVDDDPVLTSAGAASGVDVCLHLVRKDHGHRLANAVARRCVVPPFRDGGQAQYIEQPVPEAGAASTAATRAWALERLGEPLTLSDLAGHARMSLRTFARRFHDEVGVSPGRWLIQQRVARARHLLESSDLTVDRIAGQVGFATGASLRQHLHAAIGVSPQAYRRTFQSAR is encoded by the coding sequence ATGCAGCGTGCGGAACCGGAACGGGTCGTCGTCCTGGCCCTCGACGGCGTCTATCCCTTCGAACTGGGCATCCCGAGCCGGATCCTCGGCGCGGCCGACGGCCGGTACGAGGTGGTGACGTGCAGCGCCGACGGCGGACCGGTGCGTACCAACGCCGACTTCTCGGTCACCGTGGAGCACGGTCCCGAGGCCCTGGCCACGGCCGGCACGGTGGTCGTCGCGGCCGTGGCGCCGGAGTTCCTCATCGGCGGCGTCCCGGACGAGGTGCGGGCCGCGCTCGCCCGGATCCGGCCCGGCACCCGCATCGTCTCGATCTGCACCGGCGCGTTCGTGCTGGCCGCCGCGGGCCTGCTGGACGGCCGCAGGGCGACCACGCACTGGCAGCTGGCCGACTGGTTCCGGGAGTTGTACCCGCACATCGACCTCGACCCCGACGTGCTCTTCGTCGACGACGACCCGGTCCTCACCTCCGCCGGGGCCGCCTCCGGCGTCGACGTCTGCCTGCATCTCGTGCGCAAGGACCACGGCCACCGGCTCGCCAACGCGGTCGCGCGGCGCTGTGTGGTGCCGCCCTTCCGGGACGGCGGCCAGGCCCAGTACATCGAGCAGCCCGTGCCCGAGGCCGGCGCCGCTAGCACGGCCGCCACCCGCGCCTGGGCCCTGGAGCGCCTCGGCGAGCCGCTGACCCTGTCCGACCTCGCCGGACACGCCCGGATGAGCCTGCGCACCTTCGCCCGCCGCTTCCACGACGAGGTGGGCGTCAGCCCCGGCCGCTGGCTCATCCAGCAGCGCGTCGCCCGCGCCCGGCACCTGCTGGAGTCCAGCGACCTCACCGTCGACCGCATCGCCGGCCAGGTCGGCTTCGCCACGGGCGCGTCCCTGCGCCAGCACCTGCACGCCGCCATCGGCGTCTCACCGCAGGCGTACCGCCGTACGTTCCAGAGCGCGCGCTGA
- a CDS encoding VOC family protein — MSEVTAGVMVLDCAEPEKLAVFYKELMGAEETDATANRVEIRSPDGTRLAFRRDVNATPPSWPRPENSLQVHLEFVVTDMDAAERRIVSLGGRPVDTKDSAGPFEERGYADPAGHSFTLRRALPTAPKQG, encoded by the coding sequence ATGTCAGAGGTGACCGCGGGCGTCATGGTGCTCGACTGCGCCGAGCCCGAGAAGCTCGCCGTGTTCTACAAGGAGCTGATGGGGGCGGAGGAGACCGACGCGACCGCCAACCGCGTGGAGATCAGGAGTCCCGACGGCACTCGCCTGGCCTTCCGGCGCGACGTCAACGCCACCCCGCCGAGCTGGCCGCGCCCCGAGAACTCCCTGCAGGTGCACCTGGAGTTCGTGGTGACGGACATGGACGCGGCCGAACGCAGGATCGTCTCGCTGGGCGGGCGCCCCGTGGACACGAAGGACTCCGCCGGGCCGTTCGAGGAACGCGGCTACGCCGACCCGGCGGGTCACTCCTTCACCCTGCGTCGTGCCCTGCCCACGGCGCCGAAGCAGGGCTGA
- a CDS encoding DUF4235 domain-containing protein — MAKKKKKQKLPLAYQPVGWVLGWAGGWLAGMAFRKTWMAIRHEEDAPDALDPDRGWGEVLLAAAVQGAIFAAVRSAVDRGGAKAIERSTGVWPATQKGGRD; from the coding sequence GTGGCCAAGAAAAAGAAGAAGCAGAAGCTGCCCCTCGCCTACCAGCCCGTCGGATGGGTGCTCGGGTGGGCCGGCGGGTGGCTGGCCGGTATGGCCTTCCGCAAGACGTGGATGGCCATCCGGCACGAGGAGGACGCACCGGACGCGCTGGACCCGGACCGCGGCTGGGGCGAGGTCCTGCTGGCCGCGGCGGTCCAGGGCGCCATCTTCGCCGCCGTGCGCAGCGCCGTGGACCGCGGTGGCGCCAAGGCCATCGAGCGTTCTACCGGTGTGTGGCCGGCGACGCAAAAGGGCGGCCGGGACTGA
- a CDS encoding glutathione S-transferase family protein has translation MSGQGDGKGAGNSAYGQKPFRRSRSHFADRITADGRDGWPVAAARYRLVVSRACPWASRAVISRRLLGLEAAVSMAVADPVQDDRSWRFTLDPDGRDPVLGIRFLGEAYDQRETGYPGGVSVPAVVDVPTGQLVTNDYQQITLDFATEWTTLHRDDAPDLYPDKLRDEIDEVMARIYEDVNNGVYRAGFATGQAEYEAACADVFRRLELLTPRLARQRYLVGDTITEADIRLFTTLVRFDAVYHGHFKCNRWKLTENEVLWAYARDLFQTPGFGDTVDFDHIKRHYYQVHTGINPTGIVPLGPDLTGWLTPHHREQLGGRPFGDGTPPGPVRPGEEVPATGRP, from the coding sequence ATGAGCGGCCAGGGAGACGGGAAGGGCGCCGGCAACAGCGCGTACGGCCAAAAGCCGTTCCGGCGGTCCCGCAGCCACTTCGCGGACCGGATCACGGCGGACGGCCGGGACGGCTGGCCGGTGGCGGCCGCGCGTTACCGTCTGGTCGTCAGCCGTGCCTGTCCGTGGGCGAGCCGGGCGGTGATCTCACGCCGGCTGCTGGGGCTGGAGGCGGCCGTGTCGATGGCCGTCGCCGACCCGGTCCAGGACGACCGCAGCTGGCGCTTCACCCTCGACCCGGACGGCCGTGACCCCGTGCTCGGCATCCGCTTCCTCGGCGAGGCCTACGACCAGCGCGAGACCGGCTACCCGGGCGGTGTCAGCGTGCCGGCCGTCGTCGACGTACCCACCGGACAGCTGGTCACCAACGACTACCAGCAGATCACCCTGGACTTCGCCACCGAGTGGACCACCCTGCACCGGGACGACGCGCCGGACCTGTACCCGGACAAGCTGCGGGACGAGATCGACGAGGTGATGGCGAGGATCTACGAGGACGTCAACAACGGCGTGTACCGGGCCGGTTTCGCCACCGGGCAGGCGGAGTACGAGGCCGCCTGCGCGGACGTCTTCCGGCGGCTGGAGCTGCTGACGCCGCGGCTGGCCCGGCAGCGCTATCTGGTCGGCGACACGATCACCGAGGCGGACATCCGGCTGTTCACCACACTGGTGCGTTTCGACGCGGTCTATCACGGCCACTTCAAGTGCAACCGATGGAAGCTCACGGAGAACGAGGTGCTCTGGGCCTACGCTCGCGACCTGTTCCAGACGCCCGGCTTCGGGGACACGGTCGACTTCGACCACATCAAGCGGCACTACTACCAGGTGCACACGGGCATCAACCCGACCGGCATCGTGCCGCTCGGCCCGGACCTCACGGGCTGGCTGACGCCGCATCACCGCGAGCAGCTCGGCGGGCGCCCGTTCGGGGACGGCACCCCGCCGGGGCCGGTGCGCCCCGGTGAGGAGGTCCCGGCGACCGGCCGGCCCTGA